tttcatTTATAGGTTTTTGTAAGCTTTGATATAGATGGAAAGGTTAATGAAATTTTGTATTGATTTTTTAACCACTTGTGTTTTCTTCTTGTGATTATATGCGTTTTGAATTGTGAAATCATGAGTTCCCATAAAATCTTAAGTTACTACTTTTGTATTTGTGTTTGAACCGTGAACTAATAAAACTTCAAGTTAGTAAAATTAAGAAGTTAATGTGGGGTGCACAAAAATATAAAAGCTACTATTTCAAATCCAATTGAAAGTCATCACTCATTTTTTCAGAAGAGAAAAAACTTCACTTCCTAACATCAATTTCTGACTCCCCTCCTAACCATATCATGGCTTCGAAAGCATGACAGCATCGGTATAGATGCACAGTAACATATCAAATGAATTTGAATAAAACTGAACACCGATATATAACAAAATTCAGCCCAAAAATAAGAAACATTGACAAAATGATACATATATCTTCTATGAGATTACGAGTTTAATATTGGTTGAAGcacaatcaataaaaaaaaaaaaaatcaattcaccTTACAAAAGGTTGATCACTGAAACCAGCAATAACTCATACAAAATAGATGAAAGATCAAGGCAATACCTGATGGAACCCAGGTTCATGAGTCAATCCAACACCCAACTCTGACAGGCACGAGAAAACCCTGGCATCACTTCCGTACAAATGGGCATATCGCACCAAACACGAGTCCAACACCCTAGCCAAAACCCTGCCCAGTGAGTAACTTATCGCGAAACCTCCACCCCCGAAGGCCATATCAAATGAATGCTTCAAATTCTGCTCATAACTTTCTGAATTGCTCCCTATATAATACCATTGATTATGATCATACTTGGACACCGTTTCTACCAAATTTTCCACGAAAAATACAGTATCATCGTCACCGAACACAAACCACCGCACATTCGTTTGATTGAGGTCCACCGCCTCCTTTACCACTCGCGCCACTCGAATTGCCGACCTCAGACCGCCCTTGAAGGTGTAGGGGAAACGAGAGGTGTCTTTCGATAAGATCACGGGAGGAAGGGTGGGATCCACCGAGAGGGATGCGTTAACATCGAGGAAAGCAAACGCGCGAGTAGAGTTGCGATTGTACCAGAGCCGGAGGTAGGAAGCGCGGAGAGGAAAGGAGGATGCGGATGAGGCAATTGAGAAGAGGAGATGACTACGCGTGGTGGGACTCGAACTTAAATCTCCGACAGGGGCGGCGCGTTCAACGGAAGATGGCGGAGGCGGAGCGCGAAAGAGGAGGTGTATGATTAAGAGGAGGGAGAAAACTAATAGAATATCTTTGAGACGTGAGGGGCGTAGAATCAGAGCCTTGCTTGTAGTGTTAGTGGTACTGGTAGTGGTGGTGGTGCGGAAGGAGGGCATGGCGGTGGCGGAGCTGGAGCTTTTACGAGAGCGACTATTGAGAAATGAGAAAGGTTTACTTTGCATCTCTGGACTCTGGGTACCTATCGTTGGGGTTAAAACGGCATCGTTGCTATGGCCATCGGTGTGTAGCACCAGAGAGAAGACTCCTTGCACCGGAGTCGCATTGTTGCGTTGGCCAGAAAAAGTAAGAACTGGCTGTGGGCCAGTCCAGGTATCTAGAAGTAGAACTCATTCGTTGTCGCTCGGTCAGACGATATAGCTTTTTCGGCGTCTGAGCTGTCAGGGAGAAACTTCACGTGATCGGTAATAATTTCTCCTAGAGTTTCTAGTAGCTTAATCTTTGTACTTGtaataattatttcaaaatatattttaaaaatacatatttagtaaatagattaaaaatactttttaatctatttatttccaattaaataagattttatttcattaatccttattaaatatattattaaagtttacttaatcattaaatatatttcctctttaaaaaaaattacttcaaTAATAtagcttttatattttaaagaataaattttattttgttttcctaaTATCACATTGCTAAATTAAATAACTCATCTTGccaaatcatttttaaaattaataaattttatttaatcataACCAATCAAGGGAAAATCCTGAAAGAAGCTCAAGGAAAACAACAATGGGAAAGGGAAGAAAACAACTACAAACATATCGGAAAACATTATCCCCAACCAACCTCACCCAACTCTAACCAAGCCAACAGCTCGAATACCaacaataaaaaagtaaaatcaaAGATAAAAAAAAGTGTCATGACATTTTCAgtctaatttaattataaaataaatttataaaagtgTTTTGTAATCCAACAACAAAATTCTCTTACAAACTCAAACATTAATTGATCAAAGAACGTTGACAAGCAGCCCATGCAACCAGAATTCCACACTACATAGAAAATCCTAAAAATAAACACCATGCAATCACACCCTCATTCATATACAagcaaaactaaataaaaatcaatcgAGAGTTTACTAAGGGAAAATCACCACAGACAAGGGCAAGTCCTTTTCGCTTAGAAAACTCCTATACAATCTATCTGTGGCTCattattttttccctttttaaaaTCACTCAAGAGATTAAAGAATAAACAACAAAAATACATGaatgaataaatatattttttaaaataaaaaatcaagtaATTAGTTTCATTAGAATATAGGTactaaataacttttttatatataaaacagaaaaaattgaagtaaaattatgaaaatttattttgaagCTTTTTAAATAATGGCCTAACATTAAATATAGGCTTAACTATATTAATAAgccaatttttttcaaattaattttaaagaaagAGAAGGAAGCTGGGGTTTGGGTGGGGATGTAATCGAattcgattaaaaattaattttaaattatttaaatttatttaaaattaattattattatttaaataaaatctgaatttctttaattttatatattttaattaataatttatataaaaatattttttattaataatttttagttaaaaaatttaatattttttaaaaatatttgaattttatttttttaaaaaataaaaaatttataaatattatcgtaaaatatatatttttatattaaattaattatttatataaataattttggaTATGGATTCcttataaataaaatctaaattcataatgtatattattttttaaatttcaatttaaatttgttttatTAGAGTTGTATCAAATTAGATATCCAAAAATACTCGATCTATTATCATTTTTAAGTATATAGTTTAAAGTTATAAATTagtattattttaaatgattaGGAACTTTTCAATTAAAATCAACCACTAAGATTTGATTGCATTTAGTGtacaattaaaaaaagaaaagtaaaaagaagaaaacaaacCTAGGTTCTTATAAGCATCAGATTGTGAGCAAATTTTCAAATAAtgtgaaaatgaaaaaatattttcaaaaatatacaGAATTCGAAAATATTTTCAGATTCTGTATATCAACGGACCGTGTTCGGCAGTTATACTGTCGAATACTGTTgttcgacacccatggtgtCAAACAAAGAAGAGTTTAACACCATAGGTGTCGAACTAATCTTGTTCGGCACTCATAGTGCCGAACAAGTTCATCCGTGCCACGGGAGCAGTGTAATCTGCTCCTGTGGCCGCTAGCTTGGCGGAAAGAAATATTCGCCACTTAAAATGGCGAACATTTTTACTTGTGTGGGTGGCGAACACGCACAGAAAACTAAGCCTCATCAGGAATCCCTAACGAGGTCTTGAAGAAAATTGTTCACTTATAGTGGCGAATCTTTTCTTACATATCACCTGCGTGCATGCAAGGCCACGTGCGTGCATGCATGCGTGGATGTAGGGCCGTACCAGCTTTTTGGCACTATAAGTGTCGAAGcgctttctttcttaaaataattttaaaataaaaaaatagaattattttattaaattaattttttaataaaaaaataaaacgtattaaatattttcaaaaattaaaatattgtatttttaaataactattaaattttattatctcttaatttatatttactttaaaaatattaaattttatttttaacggtataataaattttaattttttaaaaataaaaaaaatatatataatattttaataataaatgaatttttcatagactatttaaatttagaaaatattttaattttaaaatatataaatttactagataatagattagataatttaaatttaaatattataataataatattattaaatattattaaaagttgATTTTATAATAGAATTAGAAATGAGTTATTAATTGATTGatggttaaaaaatatataattttaaatataaaaaataaatttaatattaatatattataattaatatcaataaataaattttaatttagtataatattttattaacttttataaattttttaaatacatacttattttatatattttattttcatttataagGCACATGCAATTCCTGTAGTATCACATGCATGCATGTGGCAGAAATGTTCGCTACTTTAAGTAACGAACATTTCTTTCTGCCAAACTAGCGATCAAGGGAGCAGATGAGCTTGTTCGGCACTATAAGTGCCGAACAAGTTTAGTTCGACACCTATGGTGTCGAACTCTTTTTTGTTTGGCACCATGGGTGTCGAACAACAGTGTTCGGCGCACGATCCTGCATATTTTTGAAAGTATTTTTCCATTTTCgcatgatttaaaaaattgctCTCAGATTACCACTATGCCACATTCTTCTTTTGgtgcaatttttaaaattcaaatcataGATATGCAGTGCGGTTTgattaaattaatcttttaatttttaaaattgaatcgaatcaatttaattaattttttaaaaaattaaaattaaattaaatcaattttttaataaattgagcTAATATTgtaatttagtttgattaggttGATTATTTCGATTTGAAAGAAATCCTCTTCACCTCTAGTGAGCGCAATGACGACTTCTTGCTAGTTATCATTCCTGCAGCCCAAAGAACCAAAAATTGCTTCCTCTTCGGCCCTTAGGATTGCCAAGGAATTTGATGGAGAAGGTACGTGACTAGCATATgctattttttctataaatatgtaaaaattattatttaatttttataatatgaaaaatttactaattactctatttattttaaaaaatatattaaaatatttttaatattttaaaaatgtattaattaatttttttcttaattttattgttaaatattttattatttaattcctaTAGTTTTGAATATTAGTCATTATCTAagatttttaaaagatttattaattaattcctctatatgagaaatattttaaattttttataatatttaatatttaaaactaatagaataactaattagtagattttttaaaatattagaaacgttttaatatattttataaaatcgaaAGATCAACTACTAAATTTTGCTATGTTATaggaaataagatttttttctataaatatttttgCTAATTTAAATTGTTGGAAGATTTCCACAAACAATGTTTggttcaaatcaaaaaaattaatcaaactaaattaattttgaaattcagtttgatttttattcattttgatttggtttttaattttaaaaatttcaattatttcggttcgattttaatgagaaaaaattaaaaaatcgaatcaaactgattagtgataataatatattatttttgataatatggAGAAAAAATcatgttaaaatatttcaattaaattttaaaatattaaaaataaaatataaaaaataaaatttttattaaaaatttcaaccgataaaatcaaatcaaatcatatcaattcgattcaaattaGTTTTTGCTCAAAATGAATTCAgtttttacaaatattaaaatattaattttagatttattcaGTTAAGTTTTGAAGCCGATACACATCCCTACTTCGCAAGTCTAATCTTGATCAAGTTTGACCTATAAATTATGCATCTCCCTTATCATGCGCCACATCTTTCCCTTCCCTTCTTATGTCTCCTTAGCGTTCCTTTCATTCTTCCttcatttctttcttactttttcttttgttgcATAATTTTTTAAGTGAATAAAGAAAATGTCTTTTCATGTTGGTGTTAGTACTAGTAAGGCTTGTATTATccggttcaaattaaaaaaatcgattgaattgaattaatttaaaattttagtttgattcttttattttttttatttgatttgattttaataaaaaaattaataaaatcaaaccaaGCCGATTAgtaaataatagtatattattttctataatgTAGAGagattataagcaaatttaaaatatttgaattaaattttaaaatattaaaaataaaatataaaaagtcggttaaaatattttacacaTCAAATCTAACAAAActgaataaaaatcaaatttttatttaaaattgaactaGTAGATACCAGAACTGTATAATTGGTTAGATCTAGCTACTTCAGATAAGAAAGCTCATGCAGCTGTTCAGACTCCTGTTGAATCAGGGTCCAACAAAAACTACTGATATTCCATGGGTTGCTTTAATTGGTCAATCAGTTTCAATAGCCTCTGCACAGTCACGATCTAAAAGCTCACTGGAAACTGCATGGAGGGTAGAGACTAGAGAGTGAAAGTCTTAGATCTATACTTGGTGGAGCCCCTCAAAGCCGGCTAGGCATAATAGCTTTGGTAGATGCTGTGGCACATCAGATTTGCAAGCATATGAAAGTTTGGCTACCAAACCTCCTTTCTGGGTAATTTGTTTTTCTATCTGCTGCATGGCCTTTTATGCGCATAATGTGTCTACAAATGCTGCTTCTGCTACACATGGCTTCTAGATTGCATTTTGTTATGTGTATTGCATGTGATGCTTAATCACTTATAATGCTTGAATCACTTAAATTTGggtcaaaagctagctcaaggaggAGAAGTTTCTAAATACCTTATAAAGGGCACCTTAACCATATTCCAAACTGACTTGTGTGTGTGTATGTCTATCCCTCTTTTTAAGGGAGTATAATTACACCACCAAGTATTTCACCTCATTGAACTTTGAAGTCTAATTACTGCCCGACTCTGTTATGTGCTTTAATGGAGTTTATGCCTTTATGTGAGCAGGTAGACCGTGTCCTGGTAGCAATAGTTTCTGCTTCTGTTAATGCTACACCAGGACTAGGAAGATACCCTCCTTTCAAGAGAGAGGTATAGCATGATGAGTTATTTCACATATTGTATGCCTGTGCAAGCCTTTGCCATAGTTTaagttcttatttttctttttgtgatgtTAGTAATATTGCTACTTGCAGATATTTCCCATAGCTTAAGTcctcatttttatttttggtaATGTTAATTGTATTCAATCTAGTAAAGGTCATAGTTATTACTACTACTGCTCTTGAGGGGTTTAAGAATGAACTGAAAAAGATGGTTGTTGCACTAGTGGATATGGAGCGGGCATTTATTCCTCCCCAACACTTCAGTGACTTGGAATTGCTGGTCTTGGAGATCTTGAAAGTCACAAGACCATCTAGGCCCTGAAGATTTGGAATTGCTTTGAAGTTGAATAGTAGGGAAACATTCAGTGATTTCTTTGTACACTAGTTCCTTTCTGTATGGCGTATCTATCAACTTAACATTAAGGAACTTAATTTCCCCCATATTGGCAGTTGGATTCCATGTTACAAAATACAGAATTATTAAGGGGATGTACAGGCTTGGTGCAGACAAGCCTCTGATGAACAATCTGTGGACAACACAACGAATGATTACTGAATTTGGTGtatgtttttaaaattcaatagatACTGTTGAATCTTGCATTTACTATCCGTTGTTTGTGAACAATTTCTTGATGATGAAATTTGTAGCTCTTCCAACTTTGTGCCTGCTATATATGTTATAGTTCCTAACTTCCAATCATCTGCAGGTTTTTTGTcgaagaaaagttcaaaaatgATGGATGGAGCAAACAATGATTTGTTTTGAATGAGAAGACGGGGAAGGTTTATAACACATTGCTCTAATATGTGCCTTTGTTACTTTTCTTGAATCATGCTACATTTGTGCTCACTTGCTGTGCATTATCCATTAGAAGATCTGGACTTACTgcaaagctcaaaacttgtttgGCCATTATGCATTTATTTTATACCCATATAGATATTCTCGACTTTATTACCTTGGCACTGCATAGGATGCACAAGTCCAGAAGATAAGTAATTGTGTGCCTACACCAGAGGGAAGACACACCCCACTCCTTAAATTCAATTGCATTCTGTTTTGATAGTTGAGGCATTACTATATAGAGTTGGAGGTTTCTAAAGTTATGGGTCATTTAGGACTAAGGGTAGAGGTAATATGTGAGGCTGCAAATGAATCAAGTATTAGCAAACTCTGGCTTAGCTCATTTGTAGAAGAAATATTAACTTTATGCTTAGGCTCAGCATAGTTATTAGATGACTCAAGGTAAGCTTGTCTTGTACTTGTTTGTTAAATGAGCCAAACTCATGGTGAAGTTTTTATTATTAGGATTAAGTTGTAAATAAATCATAGGGGATAAATGTTCTTTATGGTAAAAAGTTGGCGGCAAAGTGTTCATTATGGTAAAACTAAGGGATGAATTTTTCAAATGTTGAAGTGCAAATCTCTTCCATCTTTTTCAATAACACAGCTAGATGATGGAATTGATTCAAACTCTTGAGATTCTTTCTGAAACTTTAGACTTTGTGGACGCCATATTTCAGTTGGTTACTTAAGAATTCCATGATACAGATCTTAGGAATGGATACTTGTAATGAATTATGATTTTGATGTAATGAGGAATGCTTCTCCTGAAGGTGGTTCTACCTTGCGACAGAGTCATTCTGATGGTTCTCTAGTATGTTACTGACTTAACTAGCTGctccattttattttctaaGTATCTGTTTATTAGCTTTGCTGAGATCAGTCCTTTGATTCAATTCCATGATGCTTACTTTAATGAGTTGCTGTACTTTGTGGTTTGTGTATGTTcacttctccattatttagtaACACTGTAATTGTAAATGGCAATTGTCAGTGGCAATTTTTTACAACCTGCTAAATTTTATGTGCTGAGAAGATATCCACTAAATTTTGGACATTTGTGGATAGTGTTTCAAAATTcttaagaaaaaaagaaagtaaaaatgGTTTATGGTTTATGGTTTTTACGATACATGAGAGTCGATGGGCCACTGGCACCAGGCCGTAATCAACCTGTTATAGGAAGGCCAAActcaaaatctattaaaacccACCACACTAGTTAAACTGGTTCACTAGCGCACAACCCAATACACAATCGAGCAGGCCGAACTGATCGGGACCCGGACTCATCAAAGAGGAACCCAGTTCATCTGACGTGATGGGTCCGGTACGGAAAAAGACTCAGTTACACTAGGACCCTATCCGTACAAGCGCCAGAGAGGAATTAAATAGCTGTCTGACGATAAAGAGAAGAGAGTACATTCGTAGTAGCTCTGTATGATAGCGACTGGTGACACTATAGTAAGGTGACGGTTATGCGTCTAGACAAGGTAAAAAGGAATAAAAGAGAAAGACGTGAACTATTCGGACGAAACTCGCTCACAAATACTAAAGTCCTACTTTTTTCTGAATCTCAGAATATCATGTCGATTTTCTTTTTCACATTCTATTCACTAATATAATGTTTCATAGAATAAGTAGTTTTATCGAGCATATCTATTTTGTGAATGTATAACTTAAGGATTTAAGTTAATTTGATGGTTCATGTaatgcttctgcttcttttaattttttatcaaacacCATTTAACCGATATGCTCTTAGAAGAGAATGCAACCATTCTCAAAACCCAAAATGACTGAGCTAAGGAAAGCCCTATGAATCACTGAAACAATGGCAGGAGAGTCCTTGATCTATCATCAATAGAAGAGGCAGAAAAGGGGTTTTGCTTCCTTTTACTATACATGAAGAAAACAAGTTTGATACAATCCATTGAACAAACCATttgagagataaaaaaaaaaaaaaaaaaaaaaattatcttgtaATGTATTTGGAGAgaaaacaaaatttataaaCTAAAGTAAAAGAAGGTAATTTAAGGTAGTACTGCTAAAACTTATCAACCCATCAATTTAGGTTGATAATTAAAGCgggatttttgaaatttttaaaactgcTAAAAAGTTATGCTGCTTATAAAAATTCCTCACAGATAatattacttaaaaaaaaaaaaaaaaaaaaaaccagttTTATCTTCAAAAACATGATTTCAGACGTAGAGTTAAAAGAATGGAATTTTATATAGGTttgagtaaaaaataatttgtaaacaTTGAGAAATTAGAGATGGaaatagaaatatatatattttttaatttgtattaatttGGAAACCTACAATAGCAATGACTtgattttaatgataaattaaatttaataatctgAAGTTATTTTAAGCAAAAAAAAAGAATGGCcaagttaaaaatatataatattgaatAACTGCATGTGAAAATTAGACTCCGATTATTGATTTCAAAtcgaactaaataaaaaaaaaactcttgataatattttctttagaaacaaaatcgaattgattataaaactaaaataaatatatacgaTTTGGTTAGTTAACTATTGAGCCCAAACATATAGATTAGTCCTAATTAGGGGTGAGtaatattcggtttaaattaaaaaaatcaattgaatcaaattaattcaaaattttgatttgattttttatt
This genomic interval from Manihot esculenta cultivar AM560-2 chromosome 12, M.esculenta_v8, whole genome shotgun sequence contains the following:
- the LOC110628835 gene encoding uncharacterized protein LOC110628835, coding for MQSKPFSFLNSRSRKSSSSATAMPSFRTTTTTSTTNTTSKALILRPSRLKDILLVFSLLLIIHLLFRAPPPPSSVERAAPVGDLSSSPTTRSHLLFSIASSASSFPLRASYLRLWYNRNSTRAFAFLDVNASLSVDPTLPPVILSKDTSRFPYTFKGGLRSAIRVARVVKEAVDLNQTNVRWFVFGDDDTVFFVENLVETVSKYDHNQWYYIGSNSESYEQNLKHSFDMAFGGGGFAISYSLGRVLARVLDSCLVRYAHLYGSDARVFSCLSELGVGLTHEPGFHQVDMRGNLFGLLSAHPLAPLVSLHHLDAADPLFPNMSRAQAAGHLFEAANLDPARILQQIVCYDSKSSLTVSVAWGYSVQVFEGNELLPDILSLQRTFRPWRRSAKIESSHYMFNMREYHRNPCKRPLVFFMENIISGFGGMWSTYTKHNIGDCSRAKAIKNLERVRVFSQKLEPDIGQIKVLRRQCCDISPSFNESMVISIRHCGADELISMLF